A window of the Harmonia axyridis chromosome 5, icHarAxyr1.1, whole genome shotgun sequence genome harbors these coding sequences:
- the LOC123679651 gene encoding uncharacterized protein LOC123679651 — MWNMALFHVFLFWFSVRLGSIIIGVLTAIQGAVWLVHLIYCLNSGSQFSNHLKTIFDDFGFHGNVFDEIIKDPSDLITIFIVYFVSLMMSSVSLIWGALQIQVKMMYPFIALYIFYIGILGIQLTVFIMGLKSNESGLGDMILFSNLGSFILLFYLYKWAVVISFIQIVKELKRRMEKKPLLVKEAEKKIINTISNNLNMKEAYIQYIKSFSK, encoded by the exons ATGTGGAATATGGCTTTGTTCCATGTGTTCTTGTTCTGGTTTTCAGTTAGATTAGGTTCTATTATTATTGGCGTATTAACAGCG ATTCAAGGGGCAGTTTGGTTAGTCCATTTGATATATTGTTTAAACAGCGGCTCTCAATTTTCTAATCATTTGAAGACTATCTTTGATGACTTCGGCTTTCATGGTAATGTTTTCGATGAAATTATAAAGG atcCAAGTGATttaataacgatttttatagtaTATTTCGTTTCCTTGATGATGTCTTCAGTTTCTCTCATATGGGGAGCTCTTCAG ATTCAAGTGAAAATGATGTATCCCTTCATTGCTCTATATATCTTTTACATCGGAATTTTGGGTATTCAGCTAACAGTTTTCATTATGGGTCTGAAATCGAATGAATCTGGTTTGGGAGACATGATTTTGTTTTCTAACTTGGGATCGTTTATTTTGT tattttatcTTTACAAATGGGCTGTTGTCATCAGTTTTATCCAAATCGTGAAAGAACTCAAGAGAAGAATGGAAAAGAAACCTTTGTTAGTGAAAGAAGCTGAAAAAAAGATCATTAATACGATATCGAACAACTTGAATATGAAGGAAGCatatatacaatatataaaatctttCTCAAAGTGA